Proteins from one Nakamurella multipartita DSM 44233 genomic window:
- a CDS encoding O-antigen ligase family protein, which produces MAKLAAGAAYIVLLAGKTELRGPSGISLPLAAIAVPALLALLLGPIAAALRRSPERRASSGPMLACAVLFAVLALSSLWSEAGEATWLQLMWIVLMLGVLCVVSAAAQLSPKVAVDTFMLLSAVTGIIFAVGGLVLGGSGARLAAFGGGPNVFARITGIGIIAAVFWMLRGKRGWPALLAFIPVMAVANILSGSRGALIGTVCGLLVVCVAFSWRTWLKFGLCTVVASPILFILYGQYGANVEKVVALRIVKLTFEEGYTSGRDTLWEHATSSMSENPVFGTGLGSFMTNNGFYTHNLFLQVGVDAGLLGLAVLTVALLVLVRGLWTKNTRSPVVLGPLAAGTTIFVASMVSGDHYDTRFFWAYLILACAAAGRIRSKTSGKAGACSSEPTEVPPHRI; this is translated from the coding sequence GAAAACCGAACTGCGTGGTCCTTCCGGTATCTCCCTTCCGCTTGCCGCGATTGCTGTCCCGGCGCTGCTTGCGCTGCTGTTGGGCCCTATAGCCGCGGCGCTACGAAGGTCGCCGGAACGGCGTGCTTCGTCGGGCCCAATGCTTGCCTGTGCCGTGCTGTTCGCCGTCCTGGCTCTTTCGAGCCTGTGGAGCGAGGCGGGCGAGGCGACGTGGTTGCAGCTGATGTGGATCGTCCTGATGCTGGGGGTTCTCTGTGTAGTCTCGGCGGCAGCGCAGTTGTCGCCGAAGGTGGCTGTCGATACTTTCATGTTGCTGAGTGCGGTGACCGGCATTATCTTCGCGGTTGGTGGCTTGGTCCTCGGTGGCTCAGGTGCGCGTTTGGCCGCATTTGGGGGAGGCCCCAACGTCTTTGCTCGCATCACCGGTATCGGCATTATCGCCGCCGTCTTCTGGATGCTGAGAGGCAAGAGAGGCTGGCCAGCGCTGCTTGCCTTCATTCCCGTCATGGCCGTTGCCAATATCTTGTCCGGGTCGCGCGGGGCTTTGATCGGAACTGTATGTGGATTGCTGGTGGTTTGTGTGGCCTTCTCCTGGCGAACCTGGTTGAAGTTTGGATTATGCACGGTGGTGGCCTCGCCGATTCTCTTCATCCTGTACGGCCAGTACGGAGCCAACGTTGAGAAGGTCGTTGCCTTGCGAATCGTCAAGCTAACCTTTGAGGAGGGCTATACCTCCGGCCGTGACACGCTCTGGGAGCATGCGACTTCGTCGATGTCGGAGAACCCTGTCTTTGGGACTGGTCTCGGATCCTTCATGACCAACAATGGCTTCTACACACACAACCTATTCCTGCAGGTCGGTGTAGACGCAGGCTTGTTGGGCTTGGCTGTCTTGACGGTCGCACTGCTCGTGCTGGTTAGAGGCTTGTGGACCAAGAATACCCGCTCACCGGTAGTTCTGGGACCGTTGGCAGCCGGCACCACGATCTTTGTTGCGTCGATGGTTTCGGGCGATCACTATGACACAAGATTCTTCTGGGCTTATCTGATCCTTGCCTGCGCAGCAGCGGGGCGCATCCGCTCCAAGACGAGTGGAAAGGCCGGGGCATGCAGCTCCGAGCCGACGGAAGTGCCCCCTCACAGGATCTAG